One genomic window of Streptomyces sp. NBC_01498 includes the following:
- a CDS encoding ankyrin repeat domain-containing protein, translating into MNRRRRKKLARRLVWAARLGHTAEVGALLRAGAPAQTYDSEGSTPLYAAAVHGDAAAVRLLLAAGALPDTESGQGDEGTPLCGAACWGHDGAVRELLAHGADPGLREDGGDGRSPLEWARAGPYPETVRLLEEAGA; encoded by the coding sequence ATGAACAGAAGACGGCGCAAGAAGCTGGCACGGCGTCTGGTGTGGGCGGCGCGGCTCGGACACACGGCGGAGGTCGGCGCACTGCTGCGGGCGGGCGCGCCCGCGCAGACGTACGACTCCGAGGGCTCGACGCCCCTGTACGCGGCGGCGGTGCACGGCGACGCCGCCGCCGTACGCCTGCTCCTGGCGGCGGGCGCGCTGCCCGACACCGAGAGCGGGCAGGGCGACGAGGGGACACCGCTGTGCGGGGCGGCGTGCTGGGGCCATGACGGCGCCGTACGCGAACTGCTCGCGCACGGCGCCGATCCGGGGCTGCGCGAGGACGGCGGCGACGGACGCTCGCCGCTCGAATGGGCGCGGGCGGGGCCGTATCCGGAGACCGTACGGCTGCTGGAGGAGGCGGGGGCCTGA
- a CDS encoding DMT family transporter has protein sequence MTPLVAAAVLLAAVTHASWNAIAHGIRDQLVAFTLIAGGGALIGAVAACFAPFPDAGAWPYLVASAVLHLGYQALLMRSFSLGDFGQMYPIARGTAPLLVTVLAAVFVGESLDRWQAAGVAVASAGLVGVALWGMRSAAAKPRWPALVAALATGVSIAAYTVVDGVGVRESGTPLGYIAWLMLLQGSLIPLYALYARRDGLLERLRPHARLGLLGAALSVGAYALVLWAQTRAPLAPIAALRESSIIVGAAIGAVFFKERFGTPRLAAAGLMVVGIGLMLHVS, from the coding sequence GTGACGCCGCTGGTCGCGGCGGCCGTGCTGCTGGCGGCCGTCACACACGCCTCGTGGAACGCGATCGCGCACGGAATCCGCGACCAGCTGGTCGCCTTCACCCTCATCGCGGGCGGCGGGGCGCTCATCGGCGCGGTCGCCGCGTGCTTCGCGCCGTTCCCGGACGCCGGCGCGTGGCCGTATCTGGTCGCCTCGGCGGTGCTGCACCTCGGCTACCAGGCGCTGCTGATGCGGTCGTTCAGCCTCGGCGACTTCGGCCAGATGTATCCGATCGCCCGCGGTACGGCGCCCCTGCTGGTGACGGTCCTGGCGGCGGTCTTCGTGGGCGAGTCGCTGGACCGCTGGCAGGCGGCCGGCGTGGCGGTCGCGTCGGCCGGGCTGGTCGGTGTCGCCCTGTGGGGGATGCGGAGCGCGGCGGCGAAACCCCGGTGGCCCGCGCTGGTGGCCGCCCTCGCGACAGGGGTGTCGATCGCCGCGTACACCGTCGTGGACGGCGTGGGCGTCCGCGAGTCGGGCACGCCGCTCGGCTACATCGCCTGGCTGATGCTCCTGCAAGGTTCGCTGATCCCGCTCTACGCGCTGTACGCGCGCCGCGACGGCCTCCTCGAACGGCTGCGCCCGCACGCCCGGCTCGGCCTGCTCGGTGCGGCGCTGTCCGTGGGGGCGTACGCCCTCGTGCTGTGGGCACAGACACGCGCCCCGCTCGCGCCGATCGCCGCGCTGCGGGAGTCCTCGATCATCGTGGGCGCGGCGATAGGGGCGGTCTTCTTCAAGGAGCGCTTCGGCACACCGCGCCTCGCGGCGGCCGGGCTGATGGTCGTCGGCATCGGCCTGATGCTGCACGTGAGTTGA
- a CDS encoding YbaK/EbsC family protein has product MSNPGGTPPTSRTPAHPRFAEALRGLGLDDVLGAVRGFPDGTRTAAEAAAAVGCGLGEIVKSLVFEADGVPVLVLVDGGSRVDVERVREELGAGAVTRARADLVRETTGYAIGGVPPFGHRSRTRVLADRGLLDHEVVWAAAGTPHTVFPMDPESLVTYAGGSLVDVRERPA; this is encoded by the coding sequence ATGAGCAACCCCGGTGGTACGCCCCCCACATCCCGCACCCCCGCCCATCCCCGCTTCGCCGAAGCCCTGCGTGGGCTGGGGCTCGATGACGTCCTCGGGGCGGTTCGGGGGTTTCCGGACGGGACGCGGACGGCCGCCGAGGCCGCCGCCGCGGTCGGCTGCGGGCTGGGCGAGATCGTCAAGTCGCTGGTCTTCGAGGCCGACGGTGTCCCCGTCCTGGTGCTGGTGGACGGGGGCTCGCGGGTGGATGTGGAGCGCGTACGCGAGGAGTTGGGCGCCGGGGCGGTCACGCGGGCGCGGGCCGATCTCGTACGGGAGACCACCGGGTACGCGATCGGCGGTGTGCCGCCCTTCGGGCACCGCAGCCGTACGCGGGTGCTCGCCGACCGGGGGCTGCTCGACCACGAGGTGGTGTGGGCGGCGGCCGGGACCCCGCACACGGTGTTCCCGATGGACCCCGAGAGCCTGGTCACGTACGCGGGCGGCAGCCTGGTGGACGTACGCGAGCGCCCGGCGTGA
- a CDS encoding VOC family protein, translated as MTLGLVQVNVKARDDSAVARFWGEALGWGVSGDGDGDGVSRVGPADFVWPDPVGIRLDVVQVPDPESVKYRMHLDLASNSLAHQAELVARLRDLGATPADVGQGDVPWTVLADPEGNVFCVLEPRDMYRDTGPIAAVVVDCADPRAMARFWGDALGWTPHEESDDLTRLRSPKGTGPYLEFFHTPGGATERHRVHLDVAPYRREDQAAEVARLRSLGATDVDLGQGDVPWVVLADPEGNAFCVLAPR; from the coding sequence ATGACACTGGGACTGGTGCAGGTGAACGTCAAGGCCCGGGACGACTCGGCGGTGGCCCGGTTCTGGGGGGAGGCGCTCGGCTGGGGTGTTTCCGGTGACGGTGACGGGGACGGGGTGTCGAGGGTCGGACCGGCGGACTTCGTCTGGCCGGACCCCGTCGGCATCCGTCTCGATGTCGTCCAGGTCCCCGACCCCGAATCCGTGAAGTACCGCATGCACCTCGACCTCGCCAGCAACTCCCTCGCTCATCAGGCGGAGTTGGTCGCGCGGCTGAGGGATCTCGGTGCGACGCCCGCCGATGTGGGCCAGGGCGATGTTCCGTGGACGGTGCTGGCCGACCCCGAGGGCAATGTCTTCTGCGTGCTGGAGCCCCGGGACATGTACCGGGACACCGGGCCGATCGCCGCCGTCGTGGTCGACTGCGCGGATCCGCGCGCCATGGCCCGGTTCTGGGGCGACGCCCTGGGCTGGACCCCGCACGAGGAGAGCGACGATCTCACGCGGCTGCGGTCCCCGAAGGGCACCGGCCCGTATCTGGAGTTCTTCCACACGCCCGGCGGGGCGACCGAGCGGCACCGGGTCCATCTCGACGTGGCGCCGTACCGCCGTGAGGACCAGGCGGCGGAGGTGGCACGGCTGCGGAGCCTCGGCGCCACCGATGTCGACCTCGGCCAGGGCGATGTCCCGTGGGTCGTCCTCGCGGACCCGGAGGGCAACGCGTTCTGCGTGCTCGCTCCGCGCTGA
- a CDS encoding DinB family protein, with protein MNANGLDGLDGLDGPDVSHRPDWNLTLREQWEFHWNHQLRARLEGLTDDEYFWSPVPDAWTVRPRDRADARMRFGGGDFTMDYEFPGPEPAAFTTIAWRLGHVIVGVLAARNAAHFGAPPASYTTWEYAGSAAGALGQLQAQLDLWLAGVAGLGDDGLRVPVGEKEPYPELTMADLVLHIHRELIHHLSEVCLLRDLHAHTRP; from the coding sequence ATGAACGCCAACGGACTCGACGGACTTGACGGACTCGACGGACCGGACGTCTCCCACCGACCCGACTGGAACCTGACGCTGCGCGAACAGTGGGAGTTCCACTGGAACCATCAGCTCCGGGCCCGGCTGGAGGGACTCACCGACGACGAGTACTTCTGGTCCCCGGTGCCGGACGCCTGGACCGTCCGGCCGCGCGACCGCGCGGACGCCCGCATGCGATTCGGCGGCGGGGACTTCACCATGGACTACGAGTTCCCCGGCCCGGAACCGGCGGCCTTCACGACGATCGCCTGGCGCCTCGGCCACGTGATCGTCGGCGTGCTCGCCGCCCGCAACGCGGCGCACTTCGGCGCGCCCCCGGCGTCGTACACGACCTGGGAGTACGCCGGGAGCGCGGCCGGCGCGCTCGGCCAGCTCCAGGCGCAGCTCGACCTCTGGCTGGCGGGGGTGGCCGGTCTCGGCGACGACGGGCTCCGGGTTCCGGTCGGGGAGAAGGAGCCCTATCCGGAGCTGACCATGGCCGATCTGGTGCTGCACATCCACCGCGAGCTGATCCACCACCTGTCGGAGGTCTGCCTGCTGCGCGACCTCCACGCGCACACGCGCCCATGA
- a CDS encoding VOC family protein, which translates to MSRHIQITFDAHDPAALSSFWRDALGYVHPGPPGVDVPEGADPLAAWDDFLAGIGVPADQRNTRSAVEDPDGHGPRLFFQQVPEDKVAKNRVHLDVRAAPGLEGEERMAALETECARLVTLGATRLRRDEPAPPMSSGFIVMADPEGNEFCLD; encoded by the coding sequence ATGAGCCGCCACATCCAGATCACCTTCGACGCCCACGACCCCGCGGCGCTCTCGTCCTTCTGGCGCGACGCGCTCGGTTACGTCCACCCCGGCCCGCCCGGCGTCGACGTGCCCGAGGGCGCCGACCCGCTGGCCGCCTGGGACGACTTCCTGGCGGGCATCGGCGTACCGGCGGACCAGCGCAACACCCGCTCGGCCGTCGAGGACCCGGACGGGCACGGCCCCCGGCTTTTCTTCCAGCAGGTGCCGGAGGACAAGGTCGCCAAGAACCGGGTCCATCTCGACGTCCGCGCCGCACCCGGACTGGAGGGGGAGGAGCGGATGGCGGCGCTGGAGACCGAGTGCGCGCGCCTGGTGACGCTGGGCGCGACCCGCCTGCGACGCGACGAGCCCGCACCCCCGATGAGCAGCGGCTTCATCGTGATGGCAGATCCCGAGGGCAACGAATTCTGCCTGGACTGA
- a CDS encoding penicillin-binding transpeptidase domain-containing protein, whose translation MRSGAKVAIVGGVFIMVAGGVGYGAYQVLGGGGDGDDGTEARSASAEIRTGPPGADEIADTAAEFLAAWADGKDPERAAAYTNNPDAAKAAVASYAEEAHITGAVITPGKATGATVPFTVKATVTYEGVSKPLAYASELTVVRGLTTGKPLVDWLPTVVHPKLTKTSRLVTGEAATPPIKALDRDGRELTAEKYPSLAPVLDQLRDKYGEKAGGKPGVETWIEDDDEKLPRTTLVTLAKGRSGELRTTLDARVQAAAETAVKKYPQASVAAVKPSTGEIIAVANNREDGFNAAMLGKQAPGSTMKIVTAAMLLEKGLVGADRPAECPKTVLYQGTSFHNLKNFEIQDGTFTQSFARSCNTAFIKLIDDTGDDHALPAEAREVFGLGLNWQTGIPSADGSVPEADGGGAAAQYIGQGTVQMNVLNIASVTATAKDGRFRQPIIVPRQLDNRQLAYAQRQLPQSVGQALREMMRQTAAWGTGRAAMAGLGGDKGAKTGSAEVDGQATSNSWFTGFQDDLAAAASVESGGHGGDAAGPVVAAVLAAG comes from the coding sequence ATGCGCAGTGGGGCCAAAGTCGCCATCGTGGGCGGTGTGTTCATCATGGTGGCCGGTGGGGTCGGCTACGGGGCGTACCAGGTTCTCGGCGGGGGCGGCGACGGCGACGACGGTACGGAAGCCCGGTCGGCGTCGGCGGAGATCCGGACCGGGCCGCCCGGCGCGGACGAGATCGCCGACACGGCGGCGGAGTTCCTCGCCGCGTGGGCCGACGGGAAGGACCCCGAGCGCGCCGCCGCGTACACCAACAACCCGGACGCCGCGAAGGCCGCCGTCGCCTCGTACGCCGAGGAGGCGCACATCACGGGCGCCGTGATCACCCCCGGGAAGGCGACGGGCGCGACGGTGCCGTTCACCGTGAAGGCGACGGTGACGTACGAGGGCGTGAGCAAGCCCCTCGCGTACGCCTCCGAACTGACCGTCGTACGCGGGCTGACCACCGGGAAGCCGCTGGTCGACTGGCTGCCCACCGTCGTCCACCCCAAGCTGACGAAGACCTCGCGCCTGGTCACGGGCGAGGCGGCGACACCGCCGATCAAGGCGCTCGACCGCGACGGGCGGGAGCTGACCGCCGAGAAGTACCCGTCACTCGCGCCGGTGCTCGACCAACTGCGCGACAAGTACGGCGAGAAGGCGGGCGGCAAGCCCGGCGTCGAGACCTGGATCGAGGACGACGACGAGAAGCTGCCCCGTACGACCCTGGTGACGCTCGCCAAGGGCCGGAGCGGCGAGCTGCGGACGACGCTCGACGCGAGGGTGCAGGCGGCGGCGGAGACGGCCGTGAAGAAATACCCGCAGGCGTCCGTGGCCGCGGTGAAGCCGAGCACCGGCGAGATCATCGCCGTCGCCAACAACCGTGAGGACGGCTTCAACGCGGCGATGCTCGGCAAGCAGGCACCGGGCTCCACGATGAAGATCGTGACCGCCGCGATGCTGCTGGAGAAGGGGCTGGTCGGCGCGGACCGGCCGGCGGAGTGCCCGAAGACGGTGCTCTACCAGGGCACGTCGTTCCACAACCTGAAGAACTTCGAGATCCAGGACGGCACCTTCACGCAGAGCTTCGCCCGCTCCTGCAACACGGCCTTCATCAAGCTGATAGACGACACGGGGGACGACCACGCGCTGCCCGCCGAGGCGCGCGAGGTCTTCGGGCTCGGGCTGAACTGGCAGACCGGCATCCCCTCCGCCGACGGCAGCGTGCCGGAGGCGGACGGAGGCGGGGCCGCCGCCCAGTACATAGGCCAGGGCACGGTCCAGATGAACGTCCTGAACATCGCGTCCGTCACCGCCACCGCCAAGGACGGCCGCTTCCGCCAGCCGATCATCGTCCCGCGCCAACTCGACAACCGCCAACTGGCTTACGCACAGCGGCAGTTGCCCCAGTCGGTGGGCCAGGCCCTGCGCGAGATGATGCGCCAGACCGCCGCGTGGGGCACCGGCCGGGCGGCGATGGCCGGACTGGGCGGGGACAAGGGCGCGAAGACGGGTTCGGCGGAGGTGGACGGGCAGGCCACGTCGAACAGCTGGTTCACCGGCTTCCAGGACGACCTGGCCGCCGCCGCGAGCGTCGAGTCCGGCGGCCACGGCGGGGACGCGGCGGGCCCGGTGGTCGCCGCCGTACTCGCGGCGGGGTGA
- a CDS encoding dolichyl-phosphate-mannose--protein mannosyltransferase translates to MTSTAPEALQGRDAEERPPSWPQRLRRFGYAPRPVIGLRERLVPPYTEPSERLWIVLGVPPLLADRVVRWSAWLGPALVALVAGLLRFWHLGSPKAVIFDETYYAKDSWALVNRGYEASWPKDIDKLILADPSKIPVPADPGYVVHPPVGKWVIGLGELMFGFDPFGWRFMVAVLGTLSVFMLCRIGRRLFRSTFLGCLAGGLLAVDGLHFVMSRTALLDLVLMFFVLAAFGCLLLDRDWARRRFADALPVDADGLLRPSAAVGDRLRLGWRPWRIAAGVMLGLAFATKWNGLYILAAFGLLTIAWDIGARRTAGAARPYLSVLRRDLLPAFVSTVPVALVTYVASWTGWIVTGKGYFRDWAATRDGGWWFWLPDWLRSLWHYEVTVYDFHVNLTSGHTYQSNPWSWIVLGRPVSYFYEDPRGGTEGCAADPGDKCAQEVLAMGTPLLWWAACFAILYVLWRWFFRRDWRAGAIACGIAAGWVPWFFYQERTIFLFYAVVFVPFLCLAVSMMIGAMLGPPGSDERRRTVGAVGAGVLVLLIVWNFIYFFPLYTGQTIPLGEWQDRMWLDTWV, encoded by the coding sequence GTGACCAGTACTGCGCCAGAAGCCCTCCAGGGTCGGGACGCCGAGGAAAGGCCGCCGTCATGGCCCCAGCGGCTGCGGCGGTTCGGCTATGCGCCGAGACCCGTGATCGGGCTGCGCGAGCGGCTGGTCCCCCCGTACACGGAACCCTCCGAACGCCTCTGGATCGTGCTCGGTGTCCCGCCGCTGCTCGCCGACCGGGTGGTGCGCTGGTCCGCTTGGCTCGGGCCCGCGCTGGTGGCGCTGGTCGCCGGGCTGCTGCGGTTCTGGCATCTGGGCAGCCCCAAGGCGGTGATATTCGACGAGACGTACTACGCGAAGGACTCCTGGGCGCTGGTCAACCGGGGGTACGAGGCGAGCTGGCCCAAGGACATCGACAAGCTGATCCTGGCCGACCCGTCGAAGATCCCGGTGCCGGCCGACCCCGGCTATGTGGTGCATCCGCCGGTCGGCAAGTGGGTCATCGGGCTCGGCGAGCTGATGTTCGGCTTCGACCCGTTCGGCTGGCGCTTCATGGTGGCGGTCCTCGGCACGCTCTCCGTCTTCATGCTCTGCCGCATCGGCCGCCGGCTGTTCCGCTCGACCTTCCTGGGGTGTCTGGCGGGCGGGCTGCTCGCCGTCGACGGGCTGCACTTCGTGATGAGCCGCACGGCCCTGCTCGACCTGGTCCTGATGTTCTTCGTACTGGCCGCGTTCGGCTGTCTGCTGCTGGACCGGGACTGGGCGCGGCGGCGGTTCGCCGACGCGCTGCCCGTGGACGCGGACGGGCTGCTGCGGCCGAGTGCCGCCGTCGGCGACCGGCTGCGGCTCGGGTGGCGCCCGTGGCGGATCGCCGCCGGGGTGATGCTGGGGCTGGCCTTCGCGACGAAGTGGAACGGCCTCTACATCCTGGCCGCGTTCGGGCTGCTCACGATCGCCTGGGACATCGGCGCCCGGCGCACCGCCGGGGCGGCGCGCCCGTACCTCTCGGTGCTCCGGCGGGATCTGCTGCCGGCCTTCGTCTCGACGGTCCCGGTCGCGCTCGTCACGTACGTCGCCAGCTGGACGGGCTGGATCGTCACCGGCAAGGGCTACTTCCGGGACTGGGCCGCGACGCGGGACGGCGGCTGGTGGTTCTGGTTGCCGGACTGGCTGCGCAGCCTGTGGCACTACGAGGTCACGGTCTACGACTTCCACGTCAATCTGACGTCGGGCCACACCTACCAGTCCAACCCCTGGAGCTGGATCGTCCTGGGCCGCCCGGTCTCGTACTTCTACGAGGACCCGAGGGGCGGCACGGAGGGCTGCGCCGCCGACCCGGGCGACAAGTGCGCCCAGGAGGTGCTGGCGATGGGTACGCCGCTGCTCTGGTGGGCGGCGTGCTTCGCGATCCTGTACGTGCTGTGGCGCTGGTTCTTCCGCCGCGACTGGCGGGCGGGCGCCATCGCCTGCGGGATCGCGGCGGGCTGGGTGCCGTGGTTCTTCTACCAGGAACGCACGATCTTCCTCTTCTACGCGGTGGTCTTCGTCCCGTTCCTCTGTCTGGCGGTGTCGATGATGATCGGCGCGATGCTGGGCCCACCGGGCTCCGACGAGAGACGCCGGACGGTCGGCGCCGTGGGGGCGGGCGTGCTGGTCCTGCTCATCGTGTGGAACTTCATCTACTTCTTCCCCCTCTACACGGGCCAGACGATCCCGCTCGGGGAGTGGCAGGACCGGATGTGGCTGGACACCTGGGTGTGA